The Gemmatimonas sp. genomic sequence TCGCGGTGTGGGGGGATTGATCCACGCGGCGGTCGGTAGCGCGCGTGGGGTGGGCAGACCATGGACAAAGCGGTCCGGACGCGCGGCGTAGGCGGCGGTGAGGACGTCGGCGCGTGCGGCGTTGCGCGCGTCAGCCAGCTGGTGATGCACGTCGAAGGGTGTGTGCAGCCCGAGCCCGCTGTGGTGATGCTCGGTGTTGTACCAGTGAAAGAAGTCGACGCAGTGCGCGCGAGCGTCTTCGAGCGACCCAAAGCGCGCGGGGAAATCCGGGCGATACTTGAGCGTCTTGAACTGCGCTTCCGAAAACGGATTGTCGTTCGACACGGAGGGGCGCGAATGGGACTTGGTGACGCCGAGATCGGCGAGCAGGTGAGCGACCGGCTGCGAGACCATCGACGATCCGCGATCCGCATGGAGCGTGAGTTGATTGGGTCCGATGTGTTCACGGGCACAACTGGCGGCGATCAGCCGCTCCGCGAGCAGCGCCGATTCGCGCGGCGCGACCATCCAGCCCACGACGTAGCGACTGAACACATCGAGGATCACGTACAAGTGATACCACGACCAGGTCGTGGGCCCCTTGAGTTTGGTGATATCCCAACTCCACAACTGATTCGACGCGGTCGCGAGCAACTCGGGCGCGGTGTACACGGGGTGTCGCCGCTGCGCGCGCCGTTCTCGGATTTCGTCGTGCGCAGCCAAGAGTCGATACATGGTGCGCTCGGCGCAGTGATACACGCCTTCGTCGAGCAGCGTCGCGTACACTTGGGCGGGCGCCAGGTCGATGAAGCGGTCCTCGTGCAACACGTCGAGGATCCGTTGCTGCTCGACGGGCGCCAACGTGCGTGGTGGTGCGCGGCGGGGCAGCGCGCACGTGGGCCGCTCGGCGCGTCGGCGCGCCCGATAGTAGGTCGCCGGCGCGACCCCAAGGCTCGCACAGAGCCCGCGCAGGGACGTCGCCGCCCCGTGCGTCGTG encodes the following:
- a CDS encoding IS3 family transposase; its protein translation is TTHGAATSLRGLCASLGVAPATYYRARRRAERPTCALPRRAPPRTLAPVEQQRILDVLHEDRFIDLAPAQVYATLLDEGVYHCAERTMYRLLAAHDEIRERRAQRRHPVYTAPELLATASNQLWSWDITKLKGPTTWSWYHLYVILDVFSRYVVGWMVAPRESALLAERLIAASCAREHIGPNQLTLHADRGSSMVSQPVAHLLADLGVTKSHSRPSVSNDNPFSEAQFKTLKYRPDFPARFGSLEDARAHCVDFFHWYNTEHHHSGLGLHTPFDVHHQLADARNAARADVLTAAYAARPDRFVHGLPTPRALPTAAWINPPTPRPSDDVAQ